In the Solibacillus sp. FSL K6-1523 genome, one interval contains:
- a CDS encoding restriction endonuclease codes for MGNRGYAGYYRDIYLRSSYEYAYAIYLDYFEIEWRYEVMVLDIGYKLYKPDFFLINPDRTIKKIIEVKSRNLQAIKNAEKDLQVVEDKFGYEWEIVSYKELMYLYKELPFSLNSVITKWINSDKTTINKAAFGNKNGHFNMKHSDETKIRIGKHTKKLWQTDSPSRRSMIEGLKKSGIKKGYIRVHRETRTCILCKSSFITLATSTKQYCSRKCSGKVAIKSATESYVSKRSALHEEVKKLVIAWSVNNKEILLNAPYNRVKTTIAPLIHEIEMNYGIKDFRVISKAVFGKDCGRKELLRFMKKVCNENVC; via the coding sequence TTGGGTAATAGAGGCTATGCAGGTTACTATAGGGATATTTATTTAAGAAGCTCATATGAGTACGCATATGCAATATACCTTGATTATTTCGAAATAGAATGGCGATATGAAGTTATGGTTTTAGATATTGGATATAAATTGTATAAACCTGATTTTTTTCTAATTAATCCAGACCGCACAATTAAAAAGATAATAGAAGTTAAATCCAGAAATCTTCAAGCAATTAAAAATGCAGAAAAAGACTTACAAGTAGTCGAAGATAAATTTGGCTATGAATGGGAAATTGTTTCTTATAAAGAATTAATGTACCTTTACAAAGAATTACCATTTTCACTTAATTCAGTGATTACAAAATGGATAAATTCTGATAAAACTACGATTAATAAAGCTGCCTTTGGAAATAAAAATGGACATTTTAATATGAAACACAGTGATGAAACTAAAATAAGAATTGGTAAGCATACAAAAAAACTGTGGCAAACAGATAGTCCATCTAGGCGAAGCATGATCGAAGGTTTAAAGAAAAGTGGAATAAAGAAAGGTTATATACGGGTTCACCGAGAAACTAGAACTTGTATTCTTTGTAAAAGCTCATTCATTACATTAGCTACATCGACGAAACAATATTGTAGTCGAAAATGCTCTGGGAAAGTAGCCATAAAAAGTGCTACCGAATCGTATGTTAGCAAACGGTCTGCATTGCATGAAGAAGTAAAAAAGTTAGTGATTGCATGGTCAGTAAATAATAAAGAAATATTATTGAATGCTCCATACAATCGAGTTAAAACTACTATTGCTCCATTGATACATGAAATTGAAATGAACTATGGTATTAAAGATTTTAGGGTCATTTCGAAGGCGGTTTTCGGAAAAGATTGTGGTAGAAAAGAATTATTAAGGTTTATGAAAAAAGTGTGTAATGAAAATGTATGCTGA
- a CDS encoding lipoate--protein ligase family protein has translation MALDEALLDWHSEGSMPPIIRFYEWNPATLSIGYFQQAERDINLQAVKEQNLGFVRRPTGGRAVLHDQELTYSIIVSENYPNMPETVTEAYRVLSEGLLLGFRKLGLDAYFSIPETQEGLADLKKPKSAVCFDAPSWYELVVEGKKVAGSAQTRQKDVILQHGAILIELDEELLLSLFNFTSPEAKEKMRLKLPEKAVAMNRLATTPFTIEQCVNAFSEGFEEALDIELVPYELTTEQLQYVKQLEQSKYLTDEWNFKK, from the coding sequence ATGGCATTAGATGAAGCGTTATTAGATTGGCATAGTGAGGGAAGTATGCCACCAATCATCCGTTTTTATGAATGGAACCCTGCGACTTTATCGATCGGTTATTTTCAACAAGCAGAACGTGATATTAATTTGCAGGCAGTGAAGGAACAAAATTTAGGTTTTGTTCGTCGGCCAACAGGTGGACGAGCTGTTTTACATGATCAAGAACTTACATATTCCATTATTGTTTCTGAAAATTATCCGAATATGCCTGAAACGGTTACAGAAGCGTATCGCGTATTAAGTGAGGGGTTACTACTTGGATTTAGAAAATTAGGTTTAGACGCTTATTTTAGTATTCCAGAGACGCAAGAAGGCTTAGCAGATTTAAAAAAACCAAAAAGTGCGGTTTGTTTTGATGCGCCAAGTTGGTATGAATTGGTTGTCGAAGGGAAAAAAGTTGCTGGGAGTGCGCAAACTCGCCAAAAGGATGTTATACTTCAACATGGTGCAATTTTAATAGAGCTTGATGAAGAATTATTGTTATCACTATTTAATTTTACATCGCCTGAAGCAAAAGAAAAAATGCGTTTGAAATTGCCCGAGAAGGCGGTTGCGATGAATCGATTAGCAACAACACCTTTTACAATTGAACAGTGTGTGAACGCGTTCTCAGAAGGGTTTGAAGAGGCGCTGGACATTGAATTAGTTCCATATGAATTAACGACGGAGCAACTTCAATATGTCAAACAATTAGAGCAATCTAAATACTTGACAGATGAATGGAACTTTAAAAAATAG
- a CDS encoding rhodanese-like domain-containing protein: MTILYSILAVLAIIIIYVVINSYRLKKAVTNLTQEEFIKGYRKAQLIDLREPKEFEAGHILGARNIPTTQFGTRHKEIRPDLPVYLYCQNSGRSARAALSLKKKGYTQIYQLQGGFKTWTGKVKAK; encoded by the coding sequence GTGACAATACTTTATTCCATTTTAGCCGTTTTAGCGATAATTATTATTTATGTAGTAATCAATTCATATCGCTTAAAAAAAGCTGTAACAAATTTAACACAAGAAGAATTTATTAAAGGCTATCGAAAAGCACAATTAATCGACTTACGTGAGCCGAAAGAATTCGAGGCAGGACATATTTTAGGTGCCCGTAACATTCCGACAACACAGTTTGGGACACGCCATAAAGAAATTCGTCCAGATTTACCGGTCTACCTATACTGCCAAAATTCAGGCCGTAGCGCGCGTGCAGCGTTGTCTTTAAAGAAAAAGGGCTACACTCAAATTTATCAATTACAAGGCGGCTTCAAAACTTGGACAGGTAAAGTAAAAGCAAAATAA
- a CDS encoding pentapeptide repeat-containing protein, whose protein sequence is MKIAAPKTANNLPKHSFHDVQLEEELELYDCQIIDDEFESEQLDHIRISTAHIKNSNLIGSSFSKADFLDVTFENCDLSNVHLDGSNIHRVHFKNCKLLGVNFTDVRFGNVTFEQCIGNLSVFSQSKFDKVRFVECELKQTDFYDCTFKSIEFEQCNINEANLEETKLAKVDLSSCTFETLTVGLNSLKGCTVSAQQAALLASLMGLIVKH, encoded by the coding sequence ATGAAAATCGCCGCGCCAAAAACCGCAAATAACTTACCAAAGCATTCCTTCCATGATGTGCAATTGGAAGAAGAGTTGGAGCTATATGATTGCCAAATAATTGACGATGAATTCGAAAGTGAACAACTGGATCACATACGTATTTCCACTGCCCATATTAAAAATTCAAATTTAATCGGATCGAGCTTTTCAAAAGCAGATTTTCTGGATGTTACGTTTGAAAACTGCGACTTATCAAACGTTCACTTGGACGGCTCTAATATACATCGTGTCCACTTCAAAAATTGTAAATTACTTGGCGTCAACTTTACAGATGTCCGCTTTGGCAATGTAACATTTGAACAGTGTATCGGCAACTTATCTGTTTTTTCACAGTCCAAATTCGATAAAGTCCGATTTGTCGAATGCGAGCTTAAACAAACTGATTTTTATGATTGTACCTTTAAAAGCATTGAATTTGAACAATGCAATATTAACGAAGCAAATCTCGAAGAAACGAAACTTGCGAAAGTTGATTTAAGTTCATGCACATTTGAAACGTTAACGGTTGGCCTCAATTCATTAAAAGGTTGCACCGTTTCTGCACAGCAAGCAGCACTACTCGCCTCACTTATGGGGTTGATTGTTAAACACTAA
- a CDS encoding isoprenylcysteine carboxyl methyltransferase family protein: protein MVFAIIVTFVILQRLVELVVAKRNEKTMLAKGAYEVGASHYPYMILLHSSFFVCLIIEVMYSNALWTPNYLLLGVFLFLQLMRIWCLTSLKSFWNTKIIILPGAMLVKKGPYAFIPHPNYAVVCLEILVLPLMFQAYFTVVCFTLLNFVMLAVRIPVEEKALKEATKIKI, encoded by the coding sequence GTGGTATTTGCAATCATTGTTACATTCGTCATCTTGCAAAGGTTAGTGGAACTTGTTGTGGCGAAACGCAATGAAAAAACGATGCTGGCAAAAGGAGCGTATGAAGTAGGGGCTTCCCATTATCCTTACATGATTTTATTGCATAGTAGTTTTTTTGTCTGTCTCATTATCGAAGTGATGTATAGTAACGCGTTATGGACGCCAAATTACTTGTTGCTAGGTGTTTTCCTATTTTTACAGCTTATGAGAATTTGGTGCCTTACATCATTAAAGTCGTTCTGGAATACGAAAATCATCATTTTACCTGGGGCAATGCTTGTCAAAAAAGGTCCATATGCATTTATACCGCATCCTAATTACGCTGTCGTCTGTCTTGAAATTTTAGTGCTGCCACTCATGTTCCAAGCGTATTTTACCGTCGTTTGTTTCACATTATTAAATTTTGTTATGCTTGCTGTGCGGATTCCGGTAGAGGAAAAAGCTTTAAAGGAAGCGACGAAAATAAAAATATAA
- a CDS encoding type III polyketide synthase, with the protein MPKIASVGTYTPPFSLAQSNIQQLTKELFQQQMPKIDRLLNVFVNGEIETRQFCVPPEWYREEHTFEDRNERYIELAVAYSVEVIQKCLTNPAFLQTAIATEDIDAVIFVSSTGISTPSIDARVMNILPFSDEVVRLPIWGLGCAGGAAGVSRAFDYCKAYPKAKVLVVCIELCSLTFQKDDYSKSNIVGASLFADGAACVLICGDRVELEQDKSVPHIIGRKSKWMPNSEDVMGWEVKEGGLHVVFAKSIPDIISTWLGPFIHRFLSDYDIQPEQIDHFVAHPGGKKVLHAYEEALQLDSIHTAISRNILKHHGNMSSPTVLYVLEQFMLNEKAANTLGLLVALGPGFSGEAVLLEWRD; encoded by the coding sequence TTGCCAAAAATAGCTTCTGTCGGTACATATACACCGCCTTTTTCATTGGCACAATCGAATATTCAACAATTAACGAAAGAGCTCTTTCAACAGCAAATGCCTAAAATTGATCGGTTGCTTAATGTTTTTGTGAACGGTGAAATTGAAACGCGTCAATTTTGTGTGCCACCTGAATGGTATCGGGAAGAGCATACATTTGAGGACCGCAATGAACGATATATCGAACTAGCCGTTGCATATAGCGTGGAAGTCATTCAAAAATGTTTGACGAATCCAGCATTTTTACAAACTGCGATTGCTACGGAGGATATTGATGCCGTCATTTTTGTTAGTAGTACAGGTATTTCAACGCCAAGTATTGATGCGCGTGTCATGAACATCCTACCGTTTTCAGATGAAGTCGTGCGCTTGCCGATTTGGGGACTTGGCTGTGCTGGGGGAGCCGCGGGGGTGAGTCGTGCCTTTGATTATTGCAAAGCGTATCCAAAAGCGAAAGTACTTGTCGTTTGTATTGAGTTATGTAGTTTAACTTTCCAAAAAGATGATTATTCAAAAAGTAATATCGTCGGGGCATCCTTGTTTGCAGACGGCGCGGCTTGTGTTCTCATTTGTGGAGATAGGGTCGAACTAGAACAGGACAAGTCAGTACCGCATATTATTGGTCGAAAATCAAAATGGATGCCAAATTCAGAGGATGTCATGGGCTGGGAAGTGAAAGAAGGGGGCTTGCATGTCGTATTTGCAAAAAGCATTCCGGATATTATTTCTACATGGCTTGGTCCGTTTATTCATCGATTTTTAAGTGATTATGACATTCAACCAGAACAAATTGATCATTTTGTTGCACATCCTGGCGGTAAAAAAGTGCTGCATGCATATGAGGAGGCATTGCAGTTAGACAGCATACACACTGCCATTTCCCGAAATATTTTAAAACATCACGGCAATATGTCGTCGCCAACCGTCTTATATGTGCTCGAACAATTTATGTTAAATGAAAAAGCAGCAAACACACTCGGATTATTAGTTGCACTAGGTCCGGGCTTTAGCGGTGAGGCGGTTTTACTGGAATGGAGGGATTGA
- a CDS encoding CotD family spore coat protein, with translation MNNGNWFNQFDMMNEQFSQNFPQQQMQMGMPMQMGMPMPMQMGMPMEMGMQMPMPSQQPMMLPTQSGPTQFADPRIAPTQQYEQINMTTEVVPHVLPSHLTTINRHMINHQYHFPHTESCVNECCETHTMCGTPFRPQMQMHTCNCKCGKSRGC, from the coding sequence ATGAATAATGGTAATTGGTTCAATCAATTTGATATGATGAATGAACAATTCTCTCAAAATTTCCCGCAACAACAAATGCAGATGGGGATGCCGATGCAAATGGGAATGCCGATGCCGATGCAAATGGGGATGCCAATGGAAATGGGAATGCAGATGCCAATGCCATCACAACAACCAATGATGCTTCCAACACAATCGGGTCCTACTCAGTTCGCGGATCCGCGCATAGCACCAACTCAACAATATGAACAAATTAATATGACAACTGAGGTAGTTCCGCATGTTTTACCATCACATTTGACTACTATTAACAGACATATGATCAATCATCAATATCATTTCCCACATACTGAATCTTGCGTGAATGAATGCTGTGAAACGCATACAATGTGCGGGACACCATTTAGACCGCAAATGCAAATGCATACATGTAATTGCAAATGCGGAAAATCAAGAGGTTGCTAA
- a CDS encoding DNA alkylation repair protein encodes MNLQTVMQELEALGKERSKKMYQSNGASEPLFGVATGAMKPLAKPLKKNQALAEELYATGNYDAMYFAGVIADAKAMTKDDFERWINGAYFYMLSDYVVAVTLAESDLAQEIADEWIASGDELKMSAGWSCYCWLLGNRKDHEFSEQKLLGMLETVQNSIHNAPERTKSAMNNFLYTTSVSFLPLHEKAMEIAQAVGPVEIKKDNKKSNFVHAYENIQKEIDRGRIGFKRKYVRC; translated from the coding sequence ATGAATTTACAAACAGTTATGCAAGAATTAGAGGCTTTAGGTAAGGAGCGCTCGAAAAAAATGTACCAATCGAACGGCGCATCTGAACCACTTTTTGGCGTTGCGACGGGTGCGATGAAACCGCTCGCTAAACCGCTCAAAAAAAATCAAGCCCTAGCGGAAGAACTTTATGCTACGGGCAATTATGATGCGATGTACTTTGCAGGAGTTATTGCGGACGCCAAAGCTATGACAAAGGATGATTTTGAGCGTTGGATTAACGGTGCCTATTTTTATATGCTATCGGATTATGTCGTTGCTGTAACATTAGCTGAATCAGATCTTGCACAAGAAATCGCGGATGAATGGATTGCAAGCGGTGATGAATTAAAAATGTCTGCTGGTTGGAGTTGCTACTGCTGGCTGTTAGGGAACCGCAAAGACCATGAATTTTCAGAGCAAAAACTGTTAGGTATGCTTGAAACCGTTCAAAATTCGATTCATAATGCGCCAGAGCGTACGAAATCTGCGATGAATAATTTCCTCTATACAACAAGTGTTTCGTTCTTACCTCTTCATGAAAAGGCAATGGAAATCGCACAGGCTGTTGGTCCCGTTGAAATTAAAAAGGACAATAAAAAAAGTAATTTTGTACATGCCTATGAAAATATTCAGAAAGAGATAGATAGAGGGCGGATTGGTTTTAAGCGGAAATATGTAAGATGTTAA
- a CDS encoding zf-HC2 domain-containing protein, which produces MKCDLNVLEDYVEGFLEAKEQQKIENHLRYCKNCQNEYKQLVNEQKNLFAQLNTPMLTHSQSDAIMQRIQMDTKRKKTWHTLKISVISAAVIMLSFTLYYWNQTPNEMTQPIEEPIALGETNSSTQVKQAVEEPILNYSEPFLDVAIDEVVENGENIDIHYRVKFKEPYQQDQDNLYKHLLNKYQYIEVANIPRVVEAQDDFFGKVRSKVQFAIRDETGNLILATFKTKEGEQPMIPEYSSSGGGTDILGEMIYTTSVPKYTKPATFEVLQMEASIFDLFEVEVNPTQLQPFQFHNVTYTIDSLEIKQDIFHITISTEGKPEVLVSNWNMEWDNRLIGFNNATKNYINNRTVYKLEFENFTEVPDSFKLIPTTIKVKNRVNPIVLKLD; this is translated from the coding sequence ATGAAATGTGATTTGAACGTGTTGGAAGATTATGTAGAAGGTTTTTTAGAAGCAAAGGAGCAACAAAAAATAGAGAATCATTTACGTTACTGTAAAAATTGTCAAAATGAATATAAGCAACTAGTAAATGAACAAAAGAATTTATTTGCGCAGCTCAATACACCAATGCTGACACATAGTCAATCGGATGCTATTATGCAACGTATTCAAATGGATACAAAGCGTAAAAAGACTTGGCATACTTTAAAAATTTCTGTAATTAGTGCAGCTGTTATTATGTTAAGTTTCACTCTTTATTATTGGAATCAAACACCGAATGAAATGACACAGCCGATTGAGGAACCAATAGCATTAGGAGAAACGAATAGTAGTACACAAGTAAAGCAAGCAGTAGAAGAACCAATTTTAAATTATAGCGAACCATTCTTAGATGTTGCTATTGATGAGGTTGTCGAAAATGGGGAAAATATCGATATTCATTATCGAGTTAAATTTAAAGAACCATACCAGCAAGATCAAGATAACTTATATAAGCATCTTTTAAATAAATACCAATATATAGAAGTGGCGAATATACCTAGAGTTGTTGAAGCGCAAGATGATTTTTTCGGTAAAGTAAGGTCAAAAGTTCAATTTGCAATTCGAGATGAAACAGGAAATCTAATTTTAGCTACTTTCAAAACTAAAGAAGGTGAACAACCAATGATTCCAGAGTACTCCTCTAGTGGTGGGGGTACAGATATATTGGGCGAAATGATTTACACGACATCCGTCCCAAAGTATACGAAACCTGCAACGTTTGAAGTACTTCAAATGGAAGCTTCTATATTCGATTTATTTGAGGTGGAAGTCAATCCAACACAGTTACAGCCATTTCAATTTCATAACGTAACTTATACAATTGATTCATTAGAAATCAAACAAGATATATTCCATATAACAATTTCTACAGAGGGTAAGCCAGAAGTACTGGTTTCTAATTGGAATATGGAGTGGGATAATCGTTTGATTGGTTTTAATAATGCGACGAAAAATTATATTAATAATCGCACAGTTTATAAATTGGAATTTGAAAATTTCACAGAAGTTCCAGATAGTTTTAAATTAATTCCAACAACTATAAAGGTAAAAAATCGAGTTAATCCAATTGTATTGAAGTTAGATTGA
- a CDS encoding RNA polymerase sigma factor, protein MEMDEVITRVKNGENHYFAHIINYYEQKVFTTVIRIIRNHAAAEDIVQDIFIKVFYSLHKYEKTGSFNAWLYRIVVNYCFDYLRKHKHQTIEIESEITDSRYPEKILLLRERNEELEQLLQQLDKADYMVLLLKYVNGLSYDEISEVLQITLNDVRNKLHRSKRKLRSIAMTKGGYFNEM, encoded by the coding sequence ATGGAGATGGATGAAGTGATTACACGAGTAAAGAACGGTGAAAATCATTACTTTGCTCATATTATTAATTATTATGAGCAGAAGGTTTTTACAACTGTTATCAGAATTATACGTAATCATGCTGCTGCAGAAGATATTGTACAAGATATTTTTATAAAAGTATTTTATAGCCTACATAAATATGAAAAAACAGGTTCATTTAATGCTTGGCTTTATCGAATTGTGGTCAATTATTGTTTCGATTATTTACGAAAACATAAGCATCAAACGATAGAGATTGAGAGTGAGATAACAGATAGTCGTTATCCTGAAAAAATATTGTTGTTACGTGAAAGAAATGAGGAACTAGAACAACTTCTTCAACAGCTAGATAAAGCGGATTACATGGTATTGCTACTGAAATATGTTAATGGACTAAGTTACGATGAGATAAGTGAGGTACTTCAAATTACTTTAAATGATGTTCGTAACAAGTTACATCGTAGTAAAAGAAAATTAAGGTCAATCGCAATGACAAAAGGGGGTTACTTTAATGAAATGTGA
- a CDS encoding GNAT family N-acetyltransferase, with the protein MIELNTERLRLIPLSAENLRLLIDNPKQMELRLSILESGRFLSTELKQAMEVRLSKLLDDEGNYIWYTNWLIVSKDKNCSVGGIMLKGLPNENGEVVIGYYTHPEYQGNGYMTETINSMKNWLLNQPGVMYVIADTDKDNIPSHRVLEKTGAEMYKKTNELYFWKFVRNELRE; encoded by the coding sequence ATGATCGAATTAAACACAGAAAGACTTAGATTAATTCCACTGAGTGCAGAAAATCTAAGATTATTAATTGATAATCCAAAGCAAATGGAACTAAGGTTATCTATACTTGAATCAGGTAGATTTCTTAGTACCGAACTTAAACAAGCTATGGAAGTAAGACTTTCAAAGTTGTTAGATGATGAAGGAAATTATATATGGTATACCAATTGGTTAATCGTCTCAAAAGATAAAAACTGTAGTGTTGGGGGAATAATGTTAAAAGGTCTTCCAAATGAAAATGGAGAAGTAGTAATAGGTTACTATACTCACCCTGAATATCAAGGAAACGGCTACATGACGGAAACTATTAATAGTATGAAAAACTGGTTGTTAAATCAGCCCGGTGTTATGTATGTTATTGCTGATACGGATAAAGATAATATTCCATCGCACAGGGTTTTAGAAAAAACAGGTGCGGAGATGTATAAAAAAACAAATGAATTATACTTTTGGAAATTTGTCAGAAATGAACTCCGTGAATAA
- the spoIIP gene encoding stage II sporulation protein P: MHSDEEIIELIKENYPLKPREEFVIRAEEKLKQKARGKNRRMKVKQSSFAFIGLLLCAFAISSIFFISSKEVDVMNVTSFGEGNKPALINEEATLVYIYHTHNEETFVPNNNLNEPFEAFHNTENISLIGERLAQELMDRNINTIHDKSDISGIVRKRGLSFNQSYTVSREFLNDALEKKPNIKMALDIHRDSAKKDVTTLNLKGENYAKVAFIVSDSSSNFIENQKFAQLLHKKMEEKYPGLSRGVVVKTTGNSYNQDILEESVLLNIGGVDNKWEEAYKSVEALAEVIQEIIEMEN; encoded by the coding sequence GTGCATTCTGATGAGGAAATTATTGAACTTATTAAAGAAAACTATCCTTTAAAACCTCGTGAAGAATTTGTTATTCGTGCAGAAGAAAAATTAAAGCAGAAAGCAAGGGGGAAAAATAGAAGAATGAAGGTTAAACAATCATCATTTGCTTTCATCGGATTGCTATTATGCGCTTTTGCTATATCATCGATTTTCTTTATAAGCAGTAAAGAGGTAGACGTTATGAATGTTACTTCTTTTGGAGAAGGAAATAAACCCGCTTTAATTAATGAAGAAGCAACCTTGGTTTATATATACCATACACATAATGAGGAAACATTCGTTCCAAACAATAATCTAAATGAACCTTTTGAAGCATTTCACAATACTGAAAACATTAGTCTTATAGGTGAGAGGCTGGCTCAAGAATTAATGGATAGAAATATTAACACGATTCATGATAAAAGCGATATTAGTGGAATAGTGAGGAAACGTGGTCTTTCTTTTAATCAATCATATACGGTCTCAAGAGAATTTCTAAATGATGCTTTGGAAAAAAAACCAAACATTAAAATGGCATTGGATATACACAGAGATTCAGCTAAAAAAGATGTTACAACCTTGAATCTAAAAGGGGAAAATTATGCGAAGGTTGCATTTATCGTATCAGATTCAAGTTCTAACTTTATAGAAAATCAGAAATTTGCACAACTTCTTCACAAAAAAATGGAAGAGAAATATCCAGGTTTATCAAGAGGAGTAGTAGTTAAAACGACGGGTAATTCCTACAATCAAGATATTCTAGAAGAGTCCGTATTATTGAATATTGGTGGAGTTGATAATAAGTGGGAAGAAGCATATAAGTCAGTAGAAGCGCTTGCTGAAGTAATTCAAGAGATCATTGAAATGGAAAATTAA
- a CDS encoding RNA polymerase sigma factor, which yields MVDLDNLEDSISQIYNRYYLDVYRFLICFSGNPNDAEDYTQEVFIRVLNNLSKFNGSKNLKTWIFSIAKHVAVDHYRKKKFITFFKDSFFQQMASIDQEPHELIEHIEMKRDIHEAISKLKPHYRAVVILRGINEFSIKETSEVLQCSESKVKVDYHRALKELRKRLNRDLGEVERSAF from the coding sequence ATGGTTGATTTAGATAACTTAGAAGACAGTATCAGTCAAATTTACAATCGATACTATTTGGATGTGTATAGGTTTCTTATTTGTTTTTCGGGAAATCCAAATGATGCTGAGGATTATACGCAAGAAGTGTTTATTCGTGTTCTGAATAATTTATCTAAATTTAATGGAAGTAAGAATTTGAAAACTTGGATTTTTTCCATCGCAAAACACGTTGCTGTTGACCATTATCGAAAAAAGAAATTTATAACCTTTTTTAAAGATAGCTTTTTTCAACAAATGGCATCAATTGATCAAGAGCCACATGAACTAATCGAACATATTGAGATGAAAAGAGATATTCATGAGGCAATTTCAAAATTGAAGCCACATTATAGAGCCGTTGTAATATTAAGAGGGATCAATGAGTTTTCAATAAAAGAAACGTCCGAAGTGCTTCAATGTAGTGAATCAAAAGTTAAAGTAGATTATCATCGCGCTTTAAAAGAACTTAGAAAAAGATTAAATAGAGACTTAGGGGAGGTTGAAAGAAGTGCATTCTGA